In a genomic window of Zerene cesonia ecotype Mississippi chromosome Z, Zerene_cesonia_1.1, whole genome shotgun sequence:
- the LOC119835607 gene encoding anion exchange protein 2 isoform X4: MPVTYSRASEVTHKRRHLHPHKSRKFSLQEGGRGGVPLLGFPTGERRVSIVPTEETLPEADQDDLRSHRSDDPRGMRRHKVLPRPTTVHLSRRDGGDKVHAFLADSAYKKMYDHSPHAVFVQLDELLATEDGDAEWKETARWIKYEEDVEEGSARWGKPHVASLSFHSLLNLRRCLETGVVLLDLEEKDLPGVAYRVVESMVTEGLIEEDDKPVVMRSLLLRHKHVHDERFRFSISARKQSSYTSLQSLWLDDAAPGPGGHRIRCSLCSATGSCRRHSAHLLVRNTPNLADQKRRQSSHVIPADRTDARKKSSAAGLDAREVEYLATGTVGSQDELRRTHNDSIMKRIPDGAEATTVLVGAVGFLDQPTIAFVRLAQGIQMPSITEVPIPVRFMFILLGPTTADLDYHEVGRSISTLMSNPSFHSIAYKADDRRELLSAINEFLDDSIVLPPGDWERQALLPFEELRAKSEMIRRRKRDALERKRAATKDATPVMDEKKALLVAEIGGPPEKEPDDPLSKTGRLFGGVIRDMKRRYPHYLSDFRDALNGQCAAATIFMYFAALSSAITFGGLLAEKTYRTIGISETLVFTSVGGVFFALVAGQPMMITGATGPLLLLDESLASFCHSYGFDFLAARMYCGLWMIVIALLVASLEGSVAVKKISRFTEDIFAFLISLIFISEPITNLINLYRMHPLGYDYCHKNNITTAPPLLNGTLTGNMTSNVTAVPAPVPTGMPPQPNTALFCTMLTLSTFIIAYYLRIFRNGKFLGRSARRALGDFGVPIAIVFMVGVSAFVPVWTEKLQVPDGLSPTANRSWLVPLNPGLETIPVWAAFAMALPALMVYIIVFMETHIAELIIDKPERRLKKGSGFHMDIVVMSLVNAVCGMFGAPWQCVATVRSVSHVSALTVMSTTHAPGDKPHIVEVKEQRLTGLLVAILVGVSVLASSWLRMVPMAVLFGVFLYMGISALGGIQFWDRCILLLKPVKHHPQIPYVRRVPTLKMHLYTIIQIAGICILYAVKSSRFSLALPFFLVMMVPLRMSLVYVFTPLQLRALDGAQKDIEQDDEPDFYEEAPLPG; this comes from the exons ATGCCAGTGACATACAGCCGCGCTTCGGAGGTAACGCATAAGCG CCGTCACTTACACCCGCACAAATCGCGCAAATTCTCTTTGCAAGAGGGGGGAAGGGGTGGTGTGCCCTTGCTGGGCTTTCCGACTGGAGAGCGGCGGGTGTCTATCGTACCCACTGAGGAGACATTGCCGGAGGCTGACCAAGATGACTTGCGGAGCCATCGCAGTGATGACCCCAGGGGCATGCGACGTCACAAAGTATTACCCAGG CCTACGACAGTGCACCTCAGCAGAAGAGATGGTGGCGACAAGGTCCATGCGTTCCTGGCCGACTCTGCTTACAAGAAAATGTACGACCACAGCCCGCACGCg GTGTTCGTACAACTCGATGAGTTGTTGGCGACTGAGGATGGTGACGCTGAGTGGAAGGAGACAGCTCGATGGATCAAGTACGAGGAGGACGTGGAGGAGGGTTCGGCCCGCTGGGGCAAGCCCCACGTAGCGTCGCTATCATTCCACTCTCTGCTGAACCTGCGGCGATGTTTGGAGACGGGAGTGGTCCTCCTGGACCTGGAGGAGAAAGATCTACCCGGAGTCGCTTACAG GGTGGTTGAGAGCATGGTAACGGAAGGTCTGATAGAAGAAGACGACAAGCCAGTGGTGATGCGCTCTCTACTGCTACGTCACAAGCATGTTCACGACGAAAGGTTCAGGTTCTCCATAAGTGCTCGCAAGCAGTCCTCGTACACCAGCTTACAG TCGCTGTGGCTAGACGACGCGGCGCCCGGGCCGGGCGGGCATCGCATTCGGTGCTCGCTCTGCTCCGCCACCGGCTCCTGCAGACGGCACAGCGCCCACCTTCTCGTACGGAACACCCCT AACCTTGCTGATCAAAAACGTCGTCAGAGCTCTCACGTTATACCAGCTGACCGAACAGATGCACGCAAGAAGTCGTCGGCCGCTGGCCTTGACGCCCGTGAAGTGGAGTACCTCGCCACAGGCACTGTTGGCTCACAAGATGAACTGCGTCGCACACACAACGATTCCATCATGAAAAGGATACCAGATGGCGCTGAAGCAACAACCGTACTCGTCGGCGCTGTAGGCTTCCTCGACCAGCCCACCATAGCCTTCGTCCGACTCGCACAAGGGATTCAAATGCCCTCAATCACAGAGGTCCCAATTCCAGTTCGCTTTATGTTCATCCTCCTTGGGCCCACAACGGCTGATCTCGATTACCATGAAGTGGGTCGTTCCATTTCCACTCTCATGTCCAACCCGTCGTTCCATTCCATCGCATACAAGGCTGACGACCGGCGCGAGCTGCTGTCCGCCATCAATGAGTTCTTGGACGATTCAATAGTGCTTCCTCCGGGAGACTGGGAACGACAAGCCTTATTGCCATTTGAGGAATTGCGCGCCAAGAGCGAGATGATTCGCCGCCGCAAACGGGATGCTTTGGAGCGAAAACGCGCAGCGACTAAAGACGCGACACCTGTTATGGATGAGAAAAAGGCGCTTCTAGTCGCTGAAATCGGTGGCCCACCGGAGAAAGAGCCAGACGATCCGCTTTCAAAAACTGGCCGTCTATTCGGAG GTGTAATCAGAGACATGAAGAGACGATATCCTCATTATCTTTCGGATTTCCGGGATGCTCTGAACGGCCAATGTGCAGCGGCTACGATTTTCATGTATTTCGCTGCTTTATCATCGGCTATTACTTTTGGAGGATTACTTGCTGAAAAGACTTACAGGACAATTGGAATTTCCGAGACATTG GTATTCACGAGCGTCGGTGGCGTGTTCTTCGCCCTTGTGGCGGGTCAGCCAATGATGATAACTGGAGCCACCGGGCCTCTGCTCCTTCTCGACGAATCGCTGGCTAGTTTCTGTCACTCGTACGGGTTCGACTTCTTAGCCGCAAGGATGTACTGCGGCTTGTGGATGATCGTGATTGCTCTGCTCGTTGCTTCTCTTGAGGGCAGCGTGGCGGTTAAGAAAATTAGCCG GTTCACGGAGGACATCTTCGCGTTCCTCATATCGTTGATTTTCATATCTGAGCCGATCACGAACCTGATCAACTTGTACCGTATGCATCCGCTCGGCTACGACTATTGCCACAAGAACAACATTACCACCGCGCCGCCTCTTCTGAATGGAACATTAACGG GTAACATGACCAGCAATGTGACAGCGGTACCAGCTCCAGTGCCAACCGGTATGCCGCCGCAACCGAACACCGCGCTATTTTGCACCATGCTAACACTTAGCACCTTCATCATTGCCTATTACCTTCGTATCTTCCGTAACGGAAAATTCTTGGGCCGCAGC gcTCGTCGTGCTCTCGGCGACTTCGGCGTACCAATTGCCATTGTATTCATGGTGGGAGTGTCAGCCTTCGTGCCGGTTTGGACTGAGAAGCTGCAGGTCCCAGACGGCCTGAGCCCAACCGCAAATCGCTCTTGGCTAGTTCCCCTCAACCCTGGACTGGAGACTATACCGGTGTGGGCCGCTTTCGCTATGGCCCTACCGGCCCTCATGGTCTACATCATTGTCTTCATGGAAACCCACATTGCTGA GCTGATCATCGACAAGCCGGAGCGCCGGCTCAAGAAGGGCAGCGGGTTCCACATGGACATAGTGGTGATGTCTCTGGTGAACGCCGTGTGCGGGATGTTCGGCGCGCCGTGGCAGTGCGTCGCGACCGTGCGCTCCGTGAGCCACGTGTCCGCGCTCACCGTCATGTCCACCACGCATGCGCCCGGTGACAAGCCGCACATTGTGGAGGTCAAGG AACAACGTCTGACCGGTCTTCTAGTCGCCATTCTGGTGGGAGTGTCTGTGCTGGCCTCAAGCTGGCTCCGAATGGTCCCAATGGCCGTGCTCTTTGGGGTATTCTTGTACATGGGTATATCAGCTCTCGGCGGTATACAGTTCTGGGACAGGTGCATCCTGCTTCTAAAGCCGGTTAAACACCATCCGCAAATACCGTATGTTAGACGG GTACCAACGCTGAAGATGCACCTGTACACGATCATCCAAATCGCCGGTATTTGCATTCTGTACGCCGTGAAGTCATCTCGATTCTCTCTCGCACTGCCATTCTTCTTGGTGATGATGGTTCCATTGAGGATGTCTCTGGTTTATGTGTTTACGCCGTTGCAGTTGCGAGCG TTGGACGGAGCACAAAAGGACATCGAGCAAGATGACGAGCCCGATTTCTACGAGGAGGCTCCTCTGCCAGGATAG
- the LOC119835607 gene encoding anion exchange protein 2 isoform X5 → MRRHKVLPRPTTVHLSRRDGGDKVHAFLADSAYKKMYDHSPHAVFVQLDELLATEDGDAEWKETARWIKYEEDVEEGSARWGKPHVASLSFHSLLNLRRCLETGVVLLDLEEKDLPGVAYRVVESMVTEGLIEEDDKPVVMRSLLLRHKHVHDERFRFSISARKQSSYTSLQSLWLDDAAPGPGGHRIRCSLCSATGSCRRHSAHLLVRNTPNLADQKRRQSSHVIPADRTDARKKSSAAGLDAREVEYLATGTVGSQDELRRTHNDSIMKRIPDGAEATTVLVGAVGFLDQPTIAFVRLAQGIQMPSITEVPIPVRFMFILLGPTTADLDYHEVGRSISTLMSNPSFHSIAYKADDRRELLSAINEFLDDSIVLPPGDWERQALLPFEELRAKSEMIRRRKRDALERKRAATKDATPVMDEKKALLVAEIGGPPEKEPDDPLSKTGRLFGGVIRDMKRRYPHYLSDFRDALNGQCAAATIFMYFAALSSAITFGGLLAEKTYRTIGISETLVFTSVGGVFFALVAGQPMMITGATGPLLLLDESLASFCHSYGFDFLAARMYCGLWMIVIALLVASLEGSVAVKKISRFTEDIFAFLISLIFISEPITNLINLYRMHPLGYDYCHKNNITTAPPLLNGTLTGNMTSNVTAVPAPVPTGMPPQPNTALFCTMLTLSTFIIAYYLRIFRNGKFLGRSARRALGDFGVPIAIVFMVGVSAFVPVWTEKLQVPDGLSPTANRSWLVPLNPGLETIPVWAAFAMALPALMVYIIVFMETHIAELIIDKPERRLKKGSGFHMDIVVMSLVNAVCGMFGAPWQCVATVRSVSHVSALTVMSTTHAPGDKPHIVEVKEQRLTGLLVAILVGVSVLASSWLRMVPMAVLFGVFLYMGISALGGIQFWDRCILLLKPVKHHPQIPYVRRVPTLKMHLYTIIQIAGICILYAVKSSRFSLALPFFLVMMVPLRMSLVYVFTPLQLRALDGAQKDIEQDDEPDFYEEAPLPG, encoded by the exons ATGCGACGTCACAAAGTATTACCCAGG CCTACGACAGTGCACCTCAGCAGAAGAGATGGTGGCGACAAGGTCCATGCGTTCCTGGCCGACTCTGCTTACAAGAAAATGTACGACCACAGCCCGCACGCg GTGTTCGTACAACTCGATGAGTTGTTGGCGACTGAGGATGGTGACGCTGAGTGGAAGGAGACAGCTCGATGGATCAAGTACGAGGAGGACGTGGAGGAGGGTTCGGCCCGCTGGGGCAAGCCCCACGTAGCGTCGCTATCATTCCACTCTCTGCTGAACCTGCGGCGATGTTTGGAGACGGGAGTGGTCCTCCTGGACCTGGAGGAGAAAGATCTACCCGGAGTCGCTTACAG GGTGGTTGAGAGCATGGTAACGGAAGGTCTGATAGAAGAAGACGACAAGCCAGTGGTGATGCGCTCTCTACTGCTACGTCACAAGCATGTTCACGACGAAAGGTTCAGGTTCTCCATAAGTGCTCGCAAGCAGTCCTCGTACACCAGCTTACAG TCGCTGTGGCTAGACGACGCGGCGCCCGGGCCGGGCGGGCATCGCATTCGGTGCTCGCTCTGCTCCGCCACCGGCTCCTGCAGACGGCACAGCGCCCACCTTCTCGTACGGAACACCCCT AACCTTGCTGATCAAAAACGTCGTCAGAGCTCTCACGTTATACCAGCTGACCGAACAGATGCACGCAAGAAGTCGTCGGCCGCTGGCCTTGACGCCCGTGAAGTGGAGTACCTCGCCACAGGCACTGTTGGCTCACAAGATGAACTGCGTCGCACACACAACGATTCCATCATGAAAAGGATACCAGATGGCGCTGAAGCAACAACCGTACTCGTCGGCGCTGTAGGCTTCCTCGACCAGCCCACCATAGCCTTCGTCCGACTCGCACAAGGGATTCAAATGCCCTCAATCACAGAGGTCCCAATTCCAGTTCGCTTTATGTTCATCCTCCTTGGGCCCACAACGGCTGATCTCGATTACCATGAAGTGGGTCGTTCCATTTCCACTCTCATGTCCAACCCGTCGTTCCATTCCATCGCATACAAGGCTGACGACCGGCGCGAGCTGCTGTCCGCCATCAATGAGTTCTTGGACGATTCAATAGTGCTTCCTCCGGGAGACTGGGAACGACAAGCCTTATTGCCATTTGAGGAATTGCGCGCCAAGAGCGAGATGATTCGCCGCCGCAAACGGGATGCTTTGGAGCGAAAACGCGCAGCGACTAAAGACGCGACACCTGTTATGGATGAGAAAAAGGCGCTTCTAGTCGCTGAAATCGGTGGCCCACCGGAGAAAGAGCCAGACGATCCGCTTTCAAAAACTGGCCGTCTATTCGGAG GTGTAATCAGAGACATGAAGAGACGATATCCTCATTATCTTTCGGATTTCCGGGATGCTCTGAACGGCCAATGTGCAGCGGCTACGATTTTCATGTATTTCGCTGCTTTATCATCGGCTATTACTTTTGGAGGATTACTTGCTGAAAAGACTTACAGGACAATTGGAATTTCCGAGACATTG GTATTCACGAGCGTCGGTGGCGTGTTCTTCGCCCTTGTGGCGGGTCAGCCAATGATGATAACTGGAGCCACCGGGCCTCTGCTCCTTCTCGACGAATCGCTGGCTAGTTTCTGTCACTCGTACGGGTTCGACTTCTTAGCCGCAAGGATGTACTGCGGCTTGTGGATGATCGTGATTGCTCTGCTCGTTGCTTCTCTTGAGGGCAGCGTGGCGGTTAAGAAAATTAGCCG GTTCACGGAGGACATCTTCGCGTTCCTCATATCGTTGATTTTCATATCTGAGCCGATCACGAACCTGATCAACTTGTACCGTATGCATCCGCTCGGCTACGACTATTGCCACAAGAACAACATTACCACCGCGCCGCCTCTTCTGAATGGAACATTAACGG GTAACATGACCAGCAATGTGACAGCGGTACCAGCTCCAGTGCCAACCGGTATGCCGCCGCAACCGAACACCGCGCTATTTTGCACCATGCTAACACTTAGCACCTTCATCATTGCCTATTACCTTCGTATCTTCCGTAACGGAAAATTCTTGGGCCGCAGC gcTCGTCGTGCTCTCGGCGACTTCGGCGTACCAATTGCCATTGTATTCATGGTGGGAGTGTCAGCCTTCGTGCCGGTTTGGACTGAGAAGCTGCAGGTCCCAGACGGCCTGAGCCCAACCGCAAATCGCTCTTGGCTAGTTCCCCTCAACCCTGGACTGGAGACTATACCGGTGTGGGCCGCTTTCGCTATGGCCCTACCGGCCCTCATGGTCTACATCATTGTCTTCATGGAAACCCACATTGCTGA GCTGATCATCGACAAGCCGGAGCGCCGGCTCAAGAAGGGCAGCGGGTTCCACATGGACATAGTGGTGATGTCTCTGGTGAACGCCGTGTGCGGGATGTTCGGCGCGCCGTGGCAGTGCGTCGCGACCGTGCGCTCCGTGAGCCACGTGTCCGCGCTCACCGTCATGTCCACCACGCATGCGCCCGGTGACAAGCCGCACATTGTGGAGGTCAAGG AACAACGTCTGACCGGTCTTCTAGTCGCCATTCTGGTGGGAGTGTCTGTGCTGGCCTCAAGCTGGCTCCGAATGGTCCCAATGGCCGTGCTCTTTGGGGTATTCTTGTACATGGGTATATCAGCTCTCGGCGGTATACAGTTCTGGGACAGGTGCATCCTGCTTCTAAAGCCGGTTAAACACCATCCGCAAATACCGTATGTTAGACGG GTACCAACGCTGAAGATGCACCTGTACACGATCATCCAAATCGCCGGTATTTGCATTCTGTACGCCGTGAAGTCATCTCGATTCTCTCTCGCACTGCCATTCTTCTTGGTGATGATGGTTCCATTGAGGATGTCTCTGGTTTATGTGTTTACGCCGTTGCAGTTGCGAGCG TTGGACGGAGCACAAAAGGACATCGAGCAAGATGACGAGCCCGATTTCTACGAGGAGGCTCCTCTGCCAGGATAG